Proteins from one Chitinophaga oryzae genomic window:
- a CDS encoding dihydrofolate reductase family protein, translating into MRSIILNLAVSFDGMIEGPDGELDWIVKDEKMDFGDILNEILSDKDIIFYGRVAYEKFGQQQAGENASPKIKEAFRLLNYKTKYVFSQTMKNDHTGAIIISTGIREKVQEIKQQPGKNIWLYGGAKIATTFFNLDLIDEIRLAIHPVILGKGKPLFQHIEHRKRLILLSSRDYPSGVTLVKYKVENR; encoded by the coding sequence ATGCGAAGTATCATTCTAAACCTGGCCGTTTCGTTCGACGGCATGATAGAAGGGCCCGATGGGGAACTGGACTGGATTGTAAAAGATGAAAAGATGGACTTCGGGGATATATTGAACGAGATATTAAGCGATAAAGACATTATCTTTTACGGGCGGGTGGCTTATGAAAAATTTGGCCAACAGCAGGCCGGTGAAAACGCAAGTCCGAAGATAAAAGAAGCTTTCCGCCTGCTGAATTACAAGACCAAATATGTGTTCTCCCAAACAATGAAGAACGACCACACCGGCGCTATCATTATCAGTACGGGCATCAGGGAAAAAGTACAGGAAATAAAACAACAACCGGGAAAAAACATCTGGCTGTATGGCGGCGCGAAAATCGCCACCACTTTTTTCAACCTGGATTTGATAGACGAAATACGACTGGCCATCCACCCGGTCATATTGGGCAAAGGGAAACCGCTTTTCCAGCATATCGAGCACAGGAAAAGGCTGATTTTATTGAGCTCCCGGGATTATCCGTCAGGTGTAACACTGGTGAAATATAAGGTAGAAAACAGATAA
- a CDS encoding glycoside hydrolase family 19 protein encodes MKIHPLITTVVLCLLCWSHTAASHKAANPGSVPSVADTSVATLISSAEWDVLFPHRFNPDDRTGAGTLPTSPAKDFYSYSNFVEAVRRMSNIKVLLERRCGTDYYRITRTDKTTGVSTVIRTDPGFNDPTWSGLAIITQVLDYGSFAAEGDINARKRELVAFLANISQETTGGWPTAPGGQYAWGLYFREEQGYEGTNNIGYRDETNTIYPPAPGKSYHGRGPIQLSYNYNYGQASELIFGDKNVLLANPEKVIQDGAIAFETGLWFWMAPQYPKPSCHDVMIPGKWTPTPAQQAAGIRPGFGATVNIINGGIECGSGTENTKVLSRIAHYQRYATLKQVSLELNGGNNSANCGCANMSRFTVDNGECASLTSIRFLQPANGILSTTSLGPVTLAVTKNDPRQEISKIQIVVNGQLFNDSVIQWTPPAYNKFTATARGIRTGMDTISTTVSFAVWNSRTFEGCANLPQWQATQNYTTAGNIVLYNNNIYRNKWWAGSASVPGSSDTWELLGACSNGPRPDTGCGGIAEWISSKAYAAGDQAVYKTKIYKANWWTQNNPPDLNSGAGKPWTYVRDCGSAVAGMKTVASATVYPNPVAGNTMNVQFSAPAGGKCYLSVLHSTTLQRMQQVYYEAGHDGVHTVTLDVSRLPAGTWILQINGDGSSRNSAVAFIRN; translated from the coding sequence ATGAAAATCCACCCTCTGATTACTACTGTAGTCCTATGCCTTTTATGCTGGTCGCACACTGCCGCCAGCCACAAGGCCGCAAATCCCGGGAGCGTACCGTCTGTCGCTGACACATCTGTTGCCACACTGATCAGCAGTGCCGAATGGGACGTACTGTTTCCTCATCGTTTTAATCCTGACGACCGCACCGGCGCCGGAACGCTGCCCACGAGCCCGGCGAAGGATTTCTATTCCTACAGCAACTTCGTGGAGGCGGTACGGCGTATGTCCAACATCAAGGTGCTGCTGGAAAGACGTTGCGGTACCGATTACTACCGGATCACCCGTACCGATAAAACCACGGGGGTGAGCACCGTGATCAGGACCGATCCGGGCTTCAACGACCCTACCTGGAGCGGGCTCGCCATTATCACGCAGGTGCTTGACTATGGCTCCTTCGCCGCTGAAGGCGATATCAATGCCCGTAAAAGGGAACTGGTAGCGTTCCTGGCCAATATCTCCCAGGAAACAACCGGTGGCTGGCCCACGGCGCCGGGCGGCCAATACGCCTGGGGACTGTATTTCCGGGAGGAACAAGGTTACGAAGGGACCAACAATATCGGTTACCGGGATGAGACCAACACCATTTATCCTCCCGCACCCGGAAAATCGTATCATGGCAGAGGTCCCATCCAACTCAGTTACAACTATAACTATGGCCAGGCCAGCGAACTGATCTTCGGCGATAAAAACGTATTGCTGGCCAACCCGGAGAAAGTGATACAGGACGGCGCGATCGCCTTCGAAACCGGTCTTTGGTTCTGGATGGCGCCCCAGTATCCCAAACCATCCTGCCACGATGTGATGATCCCCGGCAAGTGGACGCCTACACCGGCACAACAGGCAGCCGGCATCAGGCCGGGATTTGGCGCTACGGTCAATATCATCAACGGTGGTATCGAATGTGGCAGCGGAACAGAAAATACCAAAGTGCTGAGCCGCATCGCGCACTACCAGCGTTATGCCACCCTCAAGCAGGTAAGCCTCGAACTGAACGGAGGCAATAATTCCGCCAACTGCGGATGCGCCAATATGTCCCGGTTCACCGTCGATAACGGGGAGTGCGCCAGCCTTACATCCATTCGTTTTCTCCAGCCCGCCAATGGTATCCTTTCTACCACTTCCTTAGGTCCCGTTACCCTGGCCGTTACCAAAAATGATCCCCGCCAGGAGATCAGCAAAATCCAGATCGTGGTCAACGGTCAGCTTTTCAATGACTCTGTGATACAATGGACGCCCCCGGCCTACAATAAGTTCACCGCCACCGCACGGGGAATAAGAACCGGGATGGACACCATTTCCACCACCGTCAGCTTTGCCGTATGGAACAGCCGTACTTTTGAAGGCTGCGCCAATCTTCCCCAGTGGCAGGCCACTCAGAACTACACCACCGCCGGAAATATCGTCCTCTATAACAATAACATTTATCGCAACAAGTGGTGGGCCGGCAGCGCCAGCGTCCCCGGCAGCAGCGATACATGGGAACTGCTGGGCGCCTGTTCCAACGGCCCCCGGCCCGATACCGGCTGCGGAGGCATCGCCGAATGGATATCTTCCAAAGCTTATGCTGCCGGTGACCAGGCCGTTTATAAAACGAAAATCTATAAGGCCAACTGGTGGACGCAAAACAATCCGCCTGACCTGAACAGCGGCGCCGGAAAACCCTGGACATACGTTCGGGATTGCGGCAGCGCTGTCGCCGGCATGAAGACGGTCGCCAGCGCCACCGTATATCCTAACCCGGTAGCAGGTAACACCATGAACGTACAGTTCTCCGCCCCGGCAGGAGGGAAGTGCTATCTGTCCGTCCTCCATAGTACCACCTTACAGCGTATGCAACAGGTATATTATGAAGCGGGGCATGACGGCGTTCATACCGTGACGCTGGATGTCAGCAGACTGCCTGCCGGCACCTGGATACTGCAAATCAACGGAGATGGCAGCAGCAGGAACAGTGCCGTTGCTTTTATAAGAAATTAA
- a CDS encoding terpene synthase family protein codes for MSKENTVAHLHAVWQQLPKPHYPFPDFIHPDYQQQREEYYAMIDREYTFHSEAAREKHKQHHLTDVAARGLPFLNSLAELRPLANFTANGAMIDDYLDRCSLLEMEEIQQRITALMTGEDTREPKGHGFYRPWWALRQEALACDMPERHYRKFIASIHDLLVGYRDERPYNRPNVPPPFEVYTLIREQTAGGLPFCKYAVMQKDYRRLPDEVLEHPHILRLHALCSRMIGIHNDIISLPKELGREGDVMNLVKVMQHEHNVQPEEACRMALAVHDNYLKEFLLLHERLPFFGDWQEMAYNYVYDLGIMVAGVYAWHTHDTTRYVPGGYVDGEFISLY; via the coding sequence ATGTCAAAGGAAAACACTGTAGCCCATCTGCATGCCGTGTGGCAGCAACTGCCGAAGCCTCACTACCCTTTTCCCGACTTTATCCATCCTGACTATCAGCAACAAAGGGAAGAGTATTACGCCATGATTGACCGGGAATATACGTTTCACAGCGAAGCAGCACGCGAAAAACACAAACAGCACCATTTAACCGACGTTGCCGCGCGCGGACTTCCTTTTTTGAACTCGCTGGCTGAACTACGTCCTTTGGCCAACTTCACCGCCAACGGCGCTATGATCGACGACTATCTGGACCGTTGCTCCCTCCTGGAAATGGAAGAAATTCAACAACGAATTACGGCGTTGATGACCGGAGAAGATACCCGCGAACCCAAGGGGCATGGCTTTTACCGTCCGTGGTGGGCGCTGCGGCAGGAAGCCCTTGCCTGCGACATGCCGGAACGGCACTACCGTAAATTCATCGCTTCGATACACGATTTGCTGGTGGGGTACCGCGATGAAAGGCCTTATAACAGGCCCAACGTCCCTCCTCCGTTTGAGGTCTATACGCTCATCAGGGAACAGACAGCCGGAGGGCTGCCTTTCTGTAAATATGCCGTCATGCAAAAGGACTACCGCCGGCTACCGGACGAGGTACTGGAACATCCGCACATCCTGCGGCTGCATGCGCTCTGTTCCCGCATGATCGGCATTCATAATGATATTATTTCCCTGCCGAAAGAACTGGGCCGGGAAGGTGACGTCATGAACCTGGTAAAGGTGATGCAGCATGAACATAACGTACAGCCGGAGGAAGCCTGCCGAATGGCGCTGGCCGTGCACGATAACTATCTGAAAGAATTCCTGCTGCTGCATGAGCGGCTTCCTTTTTTCGGCGACTGGCAGGAAATGGCATACAACTACGTGTACGATCTGGGCATCATGGTGGCAGGCGTCTATGCCTGGCATACCCACGACACCACCCGCTATGTGCCGGGAGGCTATGTAGACGGTGAATTTATCAGCCTTTACTGA
- a CDS encoding DUF4242 domain-containing protein, giving the protein MPKYVIEREIPGAGKLTGEELKTISQASCGVLRNMGPQIQWVHSYVTADKIYCVYIAPNEEMVREHAKQGGFPANAVSEVATMIDPTTAE; this is encoded by the coding sequence ATGCCTAAGTATGTTATCGAACGCGAAATCCCCGGAGCAGGTAAATTAACAGGAGAAGAATTAAAAACTATTTCACAGGCTTCCTGCGGCGTATTAAGGAATATGGGCCCCCAAATCCAATGGGTACACAGTTATGTAACCGCCGATAAAATCTATTGTGTGTATATAGCGCCCAATGAAGAAATGGTCCGGGAACATGCGAAGCAGGGAGGGTTTCCCGCCAACGCGGTCAGTGAGGTCGCGACCATGATCGACCCCACTACTGCAGAGTAA
- a CDS encoding RidA family protein produces MPKIAVLFCLITCLLVYTGCKTSNSAGKQTTKKTGPVKEKWHWNNPKKQDEVAGYAQVVKVGNTIYVSGIPTKDLSPEGIARVYKALEKCLNAFGASSQNVVKETLYTTDIETVKTNATVRKEFYKGDFPAATWMQVSRLYEAEATLEIDMIAVLAGGNR; encoded by the coding sequence ATGCCTAAAATAGCTGTACTGTTTTGTTTGATCACCTGCTTATTGGTTTATACCGGCTGTAAAACCAGCAACAGCGCCGGAAAACAAACAACAAAGAAAACCGGGCCGGTCAAAGAAAAATGGCATTGGAACAACCCCAAAAAACAAGATGAAGTGGCAGGGTACGCCCAGGTGGTCAAAGTGGGCAATACCATTTACGTTTCAGGTATTCCTACAAAAGATCTAAGCCCTGAGGGCATCGCGCGCGTATATAAAGCGCTGGAAAAATGCCTGAATGCTTTTGGCGCCTCCTCTCAAAATGTGGTGAAAGAAACCCTGTATACAACAGATATAGAAACCGTTAAAACAAACGCTACGGTGAGGAAGGAATTCTATAAAGGCGATTTTCCTGCCGCCACCTGGATGCAGGTAAGCCGGTTGTATGAAGCTGAGGCGACGTTGGAGATAGACATGATTGCTGTACTTGCCGGCGGCAACAGATGA
- a CDS encoding SulP family inorganic anion transporter, whose translation MKAYLNLFDFSQKVNYKTEVLAGFTVAMTMIPESLSFAILAGLSPLTGLYAAFLMGLITAVLGGRPGMVSGGAGATVVVLIALMQSHGVEYVFAAVALAGLFQIAVGIFRLGKFIRLVPQPVMYGFVNGLAIIIFMAQVQQFKVPGSNGAEWLSGSVLWTMVGLVALTILIVITFPRITKAVPASLVAIIVVFLVVLGLGIDTKTVKDIASVSGGFPPFHVPSVPFSIDTLKTIFPYSLVMAGVGLIESLLTMNVVDEITGTKGRGNKEAVAQGTANVVNGFFTGMGGCAMIAQSFVNLSAGSRARLSGIIAALTILLIILFGAPVIERVPMAALVGVMMMVAIGTFEWTSLRVINKMPRHDVVVGILVAGITVWLHNLALAVLIGVVISALVFAWESAKRIRARKYVDDNGVKHYEIYGPLFFGSVTAFNEKFDVNNDPAAVVIDFKDSRVADMSGIDALHKLTERYKRAGKTLRLRHLSEDCKLLLKNASSLIEVNVEEDPCYRVATDKA comes from the coding sequence ATGAAGGCCTACCTTAATTTGTTCGACTTTTCGCAAAAAGTTAATTACAAGACCGAAGTCCTGGCGGGGTTTACCGTTGCCATGACCATGATACCCGAGTCTCTGTCCTTTGCTATTTTAGCGGGATTGTCGCCTCTGACCGGCTTGTATGCGGCATTCCTGATGGGCCTGATTACGGCTGTATTAGGTGGCCGGCCCGGAATGGTGTCCGGTGGAGCAGGCGCTACCGTAGTCGTACTGATCGCGCTGATGCAGTCGCACGGGGTGGAGTATGTATTTGCGGCAGTAGCCCTGGCTGGGCTGTTCCAGATAGCGGTCGGCATATTCAGGCTGGGTAAGTTCATCCGCCTGGTACCTCAACCGGTGATGTACGGTTTTGTAAACGGTCTGGCTATTATCATTTTTATGGCACAGGTACAGCAGTTTAAAGTACCGGGCAGCAACGGCGCCGAATGGCTGAGCGGTTCGGTGCTTTGGACCATGGTGGGACTGGTGGCCTTAACCATATTGATTGTGATCACTTTTCCGCGGATCACGAAAGCGGTGCCGGCTTCGCTGGTAGCGATTATCGTGGTTTTCCTCGTCGTGTTGGGATTGGGCATAGACACGAAAACGGTCAAAGACATTGCCTCTGTGAGCGGTGGTTTTCCTCCGTTCCATGTACCGTCTGTCCCTTTCAGTATTGACACCCTCAAAACGATTTTCCCTTATTCATTGGTGATGGCGGGCGTCGGGCTTATAGAGAGCCTGCTCACGATGAATGTGGTGGATGAGATTACCGGTACCAAGGGAAGAGGTAATAAAGAAGCGGTGGCACAGGGTACGGCCAACGTCGTCAACGGGTTCTTTACCGGTATGGGAGGCTGCGCCATGATCGCCCAATCATTCGTTAACCTGTCAGCCGGCTCCAGGGCACGGCTGTCGGGTATCATCGCGGCATTGACCATTCTGCTGATCATCCTCTTCGGCGCGCCTGTTATCGAGCGTGTGCCCATGGCAGCGCTGGTAGGTGTTATGATGATGGTGGCGATAGGGACGTTTGAGTGGACCAGCCTGCGTGTCATCAACAAAATGCCGCGCCATGATGTGGTGGTGGGGATACTGGTCGCCGGGATCACGGTATGGCTGCACAACCTGGCCCTGGCGGTGCTGATCGGTGTTGTCATCTCTGCGCTGGTATTTGCCTGGGAAAGCGCCAAAAGAATACGCGCCCGGAAATATGTGGACGATAACGGCGTGAAGCACTATGAAATATACGGACCGCTCTTTTTCGGTTCCGTTACTGCGTTTAACGAGAAGTTCGATGTGAACAACGACCCCGCAGCGGTGGTCATTGACTTCAAAGACAGCAGGGTAGCCGATATGAGCGGTATCGACGCACTCCATAAGCTGACGGAACGTTATAAGCGCGCCGGAAAAACATTGCGGCTCCGGCATCTGAGCGAAGACTGCAAACTGCTTCTCAAAAACGCTTCTTCCCTGATAGAGGTCAATGTGGAGGAAGATCCCTGTTACCGTGTGGCTACGGACAAAGCATAA
- a CDS encoding DUF6624 domain-containing protein produces MKKDDNIADKIIDLKRKDLKLRDQLISQGKLSNGYDEAMEKLHNSNAAILNEIIDTIGYPTIQKVGKEASEAAWLVIQHAIGQPDFMKKCRGLLEKAVAGHQAEPWNLAYLTDRIAVLEGKPQLYGTQFDWDKNGKLSPNLFDDLDKVNERRKHIRLNTLEEQTTLIRQRAASEGQTPPEDYDKRQREADEWRKRVGWMK; encoded by the coding sequence ATGAAGAAAGACGATAACATTGCCGATAAAATCATCGATCTAAAAAGAAAAGATCTAAAACTGAGAGATCAACTCATCAGCCAGGGAAAACTTTCAAACGGTTATGATGAGGCTATGGAAAAGTTGCACAACAGCAATGCTGCAATATTAAATGAAATTATCGATACAATTGGCTACCCAACCATCCAAAAGGTCGGCAAAGAAGCCAGCGAAGCAGCATGGCTGGTCATCCAGCATGCTATTGGTCAACCTGATTTTATGAAAAAATGCAGAGGCCTGCTGGAAAAAGCGGTTGCCGGCCATCAGGCAGAACCCTGGAATCTGGCATACCTGACAGATCGGATTGCTGTCCTTGAAGGCAAACCACAACTTTATGGAACGCAATTTGACTGGGACAAAAACGGGAAACTCTCGCCCAACCTGTTTGACGACCTGGACAAAGTAAACGAAAGACGAAAACACATCCGCCTGAATACCCTTGAAGAACAAACAACGCTTATAAGACAACGGGCCGCATCCGAAGGCCAAACACCTCCCGAAGACTACGACAAACGGCAGCGTGAAGCAGACGAATGGAGAAAACGGGTTGGCTGGATGAAATAG
- a CDS encoding glycoside hydrolase family 38 N-terminal domain-containing protein, with the protein MVFKTHFDLGFTDLPENVFKRYREEMMTNALSIIEKNALLPKEKRFSWTVSGWPLQAQILGPLQPSERKAQIGQAIKTGALVVHGLPFTTHTESLDYEDLVRGLGYSSMITRNYGLPMTISAKMTDVPAHSWILPTLLHHAGIKFLQLGCNPASQYPRFPELFWWEGPDGSKVLCNYTALYGSDIRPPENWPCKNYLAMQMTGDNHGPPTSQEIDNLLAYAAREMPGVRIHFGTLDDFAKAVLAEHPVLPTVKGDCPDTWIHGIQSNPQETRIARNIRPLESALDALHTQMSSWGIPTASISGELAKAYEQSLLYGEHTWGMNAEYGPRYSYGDDWRKWMAAAAAEPLPPNGDYTLLKNSDAHNTSIGSKRKWLHSYDEKRRYILNTRDIVYNRLNQDLHLLASSVKKTGKRIVIYNPLPWKRSGMIENPWQKGSYYFVKDVPPSGYVTWSPEAQDSPRISHDREPVLNTPSFQVTFDLTRGGISSLIEKPTGRQLADTTAAYVIGQFLHERFSTHEVDNWFNAYSRIKDGWGLNDLGKPGMIDATKAPYLAFTPKAWDIDVAHTAAADIATLSATDPEGHAENYTLTFTFPRDAAYVDVTWSVTNKTPDKQPEGGWLCFPFNVQQPTFTMGRPGGPVDPSKDIIPGCNRYLMAINSGVAITSPDKSGMALSSADAPLVSPGEPGLWKYSMDYIPRQPALFVNLYNNMWNTNFALWQEGTWTESVRIWPVARGTSTTENLVKYAWETRVPLLTATAEGAPGILPETQQGIAISRPGVLVTAFGDNPDGDGTILRLWEQAGISGNCTVNFNDQQKIKAVLPLDLRGNKKGAPIAVKKGSFVFRLDRYSPASFLLIYEKPKK; encoded by the coding sequence GACCAACGCTTTGAGCATTATAGAAAAAAATGCCTTGCTGCCAAAAGAAAAGCGGTTCTCCTGGACTGTTTCAGGCTGGCCGCTGCAGGCGCAAATACTTGGCCCGCTGCAGCCCTCTGAACGAAAAGCGCAAATCGGGCAGGCAATTAAAACCGGCGCGCTGGTCGTACATGGCCTGCCTTTTACCACCCATACGGAATCACTGGACTACGAAGATCTGGTACGGGGCCTCGGCTATTCTTCCATGATCACGCGGAACTACGGCCTTCCTATGACCATCAGCGCAAAGATGACAGACGTCCCCGCACATTCCTGGATCTTGCCGACCTTACTGCATCATGCCGGAATCAAATTCCTTCAACTGGGTTGTAATCCGGCCAGTCAATATCCCCGGTTTCCGGAACTCTTCTGGTGGGAAGGTCCAGACGGCTCAAAAGTGCTCTGTAATTATACCGCGCTCTATGGATCTGACATCCGGCCCCCTGAAAACTGGCCATGCAAAAATTATCTGGCCATGCAAATGACCGGGGACAACCACGGGCCGCCTACTTCGCAGGAAATTGATAACCTTCTCGCCTACGCGGCCAGGGAAATGCCTGGCGTCCGGATACATTTTGGTACGCTGGATGATTTTGCCAAGGCTGTTCTCGCCGAACATCCCGTACTGCCGACAGTTAAAGGTGATTGTCCCGACACCTGGATCCACGGTATACAATCCAATCCGCAGGAAACCAGAATTGCAAGGAACATCCGCCCGCTCGAGTCCGCACTGGACGCGTTACACACGCAGATGAGCAGCTGGGGAATACCAACTGCATCCATTTCCGGCGAACTGGCAAAAGCCTACGAACAAAGCCTGTTATATGGAGAGCATACCTGGGGAATGAACGCAGAATACGGCCCCCGCTATAGTTATGGCGACGACTGGAGAAAATGGATGGCTGCTGCCGCAGCCGAACCGCTTCCCCCCAACGGCGATTATACGCTCCTGAAAAACAGCGATGCACACAACACCTCCATCGGCAGCAAAAGAAAGTGGCTTCATTCCTACGATGAAAAGCGCCGGTATATTCTCAATACCCGCGACATCGTGTATAACAGGCTTAACCAAGATCTCCACCTGCTGGCCTCTTCTGTAAAAAAAACCGGTAAACGCATCGTCATTTATAACCCACTTCCATGGAAAAGATCCGGCATGATTGAAAATCCATGGCAGAAAGGAAGCTATTATTTTGTCAAAGACGTTCCCCCATCCGGCTATGTTACCTGGTCACCCGAAGCGCAGGATAGTCCGCGCATTAGTCATGACAGGGAACCGGTGTTAAACACTCCCAGCTTCCAGGTGACATTTGATTTGACGAGAGGTGGCATATCATCGTTGATAGAAAAGCCGACCGGCCGACAACTGGCTGATACCACCGCTGCCTATGTTATTGGCCAGTTTCTGCACGAAAGATTCAGTACGCATGAAGTTGACAATTGGTTTAATGCCTACAGCCGCATAAAAGACGGCTGGGGCCTGAACGATCTGGGTAAGCCCGGGATGATCGATGCAACGAAAGCTCCTTACCTGGCGTTTACCCCCAAAGCATGGGATATTGATGTCGCCCATACCGCAGCAGCAGATATTGCCACGCTCTCAGCGACAGACCCGGAAGGCCATGCTGAAAATTACACGCTGACCTTTACCTTCCCGCGTGATGCAGCCTACGTGGATGTTACCTGGTCAGTTACCAACAAAACTCCGGACAAACAACCGGAAGGAGGATGGCTCTGTTTCCCCTTCAACGTTCAGCAGCCCACCTTCACGATGGGACGCCCGGGAGGTCCTGTAGACCCCTCCAAAGACATTATACCCGGTTGCAACAGATACCTGATGGCCATCAATTCCGGCGTGGCCATCACCAGCCCGGATAAATCAGGCATGGCGCTATCCTCTGCGGATGCGCCGTTGGTCAGTCCCGGCGAGCCCGGTCTCTGGAAATATTCGATGGATTACATACCCCGCCAGCCCGCCCTTTTTGTTAATCTGTATAACAACATGTGGAACACCAACTTCGCCCTGTGGCAGGAAGGGACCTGGACAGAAAGCGTTCGTATATGGCCTGTGGCCCGGGGCACCTCAACTACAGAGAACCTTGTCAAATATGCATGGGAAACCCGCGTGCCCTTGTTAACAGCCACCGCGGAAGGCGCACCGGGAATATTACCGGAAACGCAGCAGGGAATAGCCATTTCCCGGCCAGGCGTCCTGGTGACCGCCTTTGGCGATAATCCGGACGGCGACGGCACTATTTTACGCTTATGGGAACAGGCAGGTATTTCCGGGAACTGTACCGTAAATTTTAATGATCAGCAGAAAATTAAGGCAGTTTTACCACTTGATTTACGCGGCAATAAGAAAGGCGCACCCATCGCGGTAAAAAAAGGATCGTTTGTTTTCAGGCTGGACAGGTATTCTCCGGCATCGTTCCTGCTCATTTATGAAAAGCCAAAGAAATAA
- a CDS encoding serine hydrolase domain-containing protein, translating to MRKVLFPVLFLLAFSPAFGQSSQAERFIDSFVTKNNFNGTVLLAKNDKAWYRKSFGTANFRLNIPNTTDTRYKVASITKAFTAVLILQLYEQGKIDLNKSISSYLPDYKGEGADKVTVTQLLNMTSGIHNMDAGLTLESALKNGMPQYQAPHTSDEMLALFCSGKLVNEPGKVWDYNNADYIILGKIIERTTGKTFEQNLRSSILQPLKMANTGIAYQQEIIPRLADTYFYRDDIKAMVNDLPVYPENWYAAGAMYSTADDILKFSNALFGKKLLKQTTLDQMFTSGKDEYGYGVWVYKDYDIHGKHYTIIKRPGSIMGAQAMLFHVLEEGSTIIILSNTGTTSLDEFAAKIAARIVR from the coding sequence ATGAGAAAGGTATTATTTCCGGTTCTCTTCCTGCTTGCTTTCAGTCCGGCTTTCGGCCAATCTTCACAGGCAGAACGGTTTATCGATTCTTTTGTCACAAAAAATAACTTTAACGGCACCGTTCTTTTGGCAAAAAACGATAAAGCCTGGTACCGAAAGAGCTTCGGGACCGCCAACTTCCGGCTGAATATTCCCAATACCACCGACACCCGGTATAAAGTCGCTTCCATTACCAAAGCCTTTACCGCTGTGTTAATACTCCAGCTCTATGAGCAGGGAAAAATTGATTTAAACAAGTCCATTAGCAGCTATTTGCCCGATTATAAAGGAGAAGGCGCCGACAAGGTAACGGTAACGCAACTGCTGAACATGACGTCGGGCATCCATAACATGGATGCCGGCCTGACCCTGGAATCAGCATTGAAAAACGGTATGCCGCAGTACCAGGCGCCGCATACCAGTGATGAAATGCTGGCGCTCTTCTGCAGCGGCAAGCTGGTAAACGAACCCGGCAAAGTATGGGACTATAATAATGCCGACTACATTATCCTGGGAAAAATCATTGAACGTACTACGGGAAAGACTTTTGAGCAAAATCTCCGGAGCAGTATCCTTCAGCCGCTGAAAATGGCCAATACCGGCATTGCCTATCAGCAGGAAATCATTCCCCGCCTGGCTGACACCTATTTTTACCGGGACGATATCAAAGCGATGGTCAATGACCTCCCGGTGTACCCGGAAAACTGGTACGCTGCCGGCGCGATGTATTCCACTGCGGACGATATCCTGAAATTCTCCAATGCGCTTTTCGGAAAAAAACTGCTGAAGCAAACCACGCTCGACCAGATGTTTACCTCCGGAAAAGATGAATACGGTTATGGTGTCTGGGTGTATAAAGATTATGACATTCACGGTAAACACTATACGATTATCAAGAGGCCGGGGTCCATCATGGGCGCACAGGCCATGTTGTTCCACGTCCTGGAAGAAGGGTCCACCATCATTATCCTGAGTAATACCGGCACCACCAGCCTGGATGAATTTGCAGCAAAAATAGCTGCGCGGATAGTCAGATAA